TGGCACGCATCAATCATGCTTATGTGTCTAAGGCCCTTCGTTTGGATCCCGGTTTGTTCGAGTTGTATCAGGAATTGGGGTCGTACTATGCTGCCGAGGGAATGGCTACTGAGGCAATTTCTTCTTTCGAAAAAGCCATTGAGATTTCTCCAAAGAATTATAAAGCACACTTTGCTTTGGGTCAAGTCTACTGGTCGATGGGTGATTTGGAAAAGATGCGCTATCATTTTGAACAATCACTGCTGTACTTCCCTGATTTTGGATATGGGCAGATGCTACTGGGCGGTGTGGAGTTGATGAGTGGAAATACTACAGAGGCAGTGAGTTGGATCAAAAAAGCCCTGGCCAATAACCCACAGGCGGAGGACTACCTGCCGATGTATAAGCAGAACTATCCTGTACTCAATAATTACAATTTTAAAGTCGAAAAGGATTCGGGGAAGGGGCCACTGGATGAAAATGGCTACCCGCGTTATTATCAGGAGGCACTTGGTTTGGCTCAGGGCTATGATTATCCTACTGCTATTAACAAGTTCCAGCAATGCTATGATCTGTATCAAGACTATGATCAGAAGCAGGTCCAATGGAGCATTTCTATTTTGTCATGGATATCACATTGCTACCTGGAGATGGGTGAATATGCCCATGCGATTCATAGTAGTAAAGATGCCTTGCAGCTGGCAATTAAGGAAAATATTACCACAGATCAGGCCAGTTTGGCGGCTGGTATTGGTATGATTTATTATTACTGGGGTGATTTACCCAATGCCATTGACTTTACCCATCAATCGCTCGAGTATCTGCAGAAATACAATCAAAACGAACAGCTATATGATGCCAATATCAATCTGGCTGGATACTATCGTAAATGGGAGAACTATGATAGTGCCATCTACCACAACCAAAAGGCGGTAGAATTTGCCATGTCTAGAGAGAAATTAGCGCAAGTATTGGCTCTCAAAGAATTGGCTCTGAGCCAAAGCAAAGCAGGGCTGAATGCAGAGGCTAGAATCAGTGTAGAAAAGATGCTGAGTTTGGCAGAAAATACCGATATGAAGAACCAAGCCAGCGCTATGCAGCTGGGAGCAGCTCAGGTATATTATAGGTTAGGCGAATATGAGAAGGCTAAAAAATACCTGTTGCAGGCAAAGAAGCATTTTGTGGAGTTTCAAAGTGTATTTTCCTATCATCCTACTTTGATTGATTTTTCCTTTACTTACTCAGGAATCAATTCTGTCCTTGGTCAGGTTGATTTATCTTACCATAACCTTCAATATTTGAATAAGAATTTGATTGATCAGATCTCGACTCAATTCCCAGCTATGAATGAGCAGGGGAAATTGTTGTTCTACCGTCAGGCTAGCCACTATTTTGAAATCTTCAATTCCTTTGCTTTTACGCATACCAATGTCAATCAGCTGGTACTAAATCGGCTATATGAAAATCAATTGTTGAAAAAGGGTTTGCTATTCAATGATGCAGCGAAATTTCATCAGATGATGTCCAATTCTGATAATGAGCTGGTTGTACAGCTTTATGATAAAATCGAAAGGGATAGGAACCTGATTGCTCGATCAATGTCTTATTCCAACGAGGAGCAAGAAAAAAGAGGGGTGGATATAAAAGTCTTGCAGAATGAAGTAGATAGTCTACAAGTGGAAATCTCAAGGATTACGAATGTCAATCAAGAGAGCCCAATCTATGAAAGGAATTTGGTGAAAAAGGTTAAGAAGACTCTACAGCCAGATGAAGCAGCAATTGAAATGATTCGCTTTCGAGCATTTGATTTTCACAAAGGCGGACATTTTACGGATCAAGTATATTATTTGGCTTTGATTCAAAAGGGGAATACTGACTCGATTGAATATGTGCTGCTCCGTGACGGGAATTTCATGGAGAACAAGGGCTATCAGGCATATTTCAATGCGATTGAATATGAGTTGGAAGATGAGAAGTCTTACGATATCTATTGGGCGCCTGTACAGGAAAAATTGGATGGGATCAAAAGGGTGTATTTTGCGGGAGACGGGGTCTATCACAAACTGAACTTAAATACCCTTTATGATGCAAGGGATGGTTCTTATGTCATTGAGAAAATGGATTTGAGACTATTGACGAGTACCAGAGATCTGATCAAAAAAACACCCAAGTTTCCAAAAGAGGGAAAAATCTTCTTGATCGGGTCACCGTCATTTGACTTGCAGAATGAATCAACAGGTGGTCAGGCTGTTGAGACTTTTGAAACCCGAGCGTTTACTAATATAGAGTTTTTAAGTCCACTGCCGGGCACCTATGAAGAGGTGAAATCGATTGAAAGATTGTTGGGAGGTAAGTGGGAGACTGAGGTGTTGACAGGTTCGGAAGCTATGGAGGGAGAGGTCAAACGCATCCAAAGCCCTACGGTGCTGCATATTGCAACACATGGTTATTTTCAGCAACCAGAAAAGAATCAGAATCCTTTGCTCTACTCAGGACTGTTTTTGTCTGGAGCGGTGAATACTTTTCGGGATAAGCACTATCAGGGGGAAGATGGAATCTTGACAGCATATGAAGCCATGAACATGGATTTGTTTGATACTCAGATGGTGGTAATGTCTGCTTGTGAAACAGGTATGGGACAAATAGAAAATGGCGAGGGAGTTTATGGGCTTCAACGGGCCTTTTTGATTGCTGGCTCCCAGTCAGTGGTGATGAGTATGTGGAAGGTCAATGATCAGACGACTATGGAGTTGATGAGTGATTTTTATGCCAGGCTCAGAGACTCTAATGATAAACATCAGGCATTTAGAGAAGCGCAATTACAACTCAAAAAAATACACCCCAGTCCTAAATACTGGGGCGCTTTCAATATCGTGGGAAAGTAGTTTACAGCCCCAGGGATTTCTTGTACTGCTTTCCCAAAATGGCAGAGATCAGTTTGAGCGGCAAGATTTTCATCACTGCGAAACTGATTCTATTGGGTAATCCGGGGATGTAATTGTGCTTGCCTTTGATGAAGCATTTGATGGCTTCTTTAGTAGCAGTCTCTACCGGCATAAGCCAATTTTGTAAGTCTTTGAATCCTTCATCGGCGGTCATTTCTGTCGCAATGCCTCCAGGGCTGAAAACGCTCAGTTTCAATTGAGGGTTTTGAATCTCCAAGGCGATGCTGTTGATCAGATTGGTAATGAAACCTTTAGTGCCGGAATACAGCGCTTGATAAGGGGTAGGGTAGTGGGCAGCCAAGCTAGAGATGACCATGATTCGACCCGCTTTTCCTGTTTCCTCAAAGTGTTTGATCAGACGGCTGGCCAGCTGTGTGGTGCTGATTACATTGAGATTGATGATGCGCTGAATTTGATCTTCCTCCAGTCCAGTGTGTTTGCCCAGATAGGTCATGCCAGCATTCAGTATCGCTCCATAAAACTCAGGCTTGCTCAAACAAAGTTCTGTCACTGCATCGAAAGATTGGCTGTCAGATAGATCTGCAGTCAGTAGATCCACTTCTACACTCTGGTTGGCGGTGATTTCCTCTTTGAGCTTTTCTAATCGATCCGTTCTACGAGCTACCAGTATCAGGTTGGCCTGATGACGAGCAGCCAGGTGCCTGGCCATCTCCAGTCCCAAGCCTGAGGAAGCTCCGGTGATTAGTACCCATTTGTTTTGTAGTGATTGCATATACAGTAATTAACTATCCCAAAGCTAAGGATATCACGTCACTTCGACGAATGGAGAAGTCTCGTACGGTAGGGTAGGCCGTACGAGATATCTCGCTTTGCTTCGATATGACGAAGATGGGATAGTTCGTTATTTATTCTGTTTTGC
This is a stretch of genomic DNA from Reichenbachiella ulvae. It encodes these proteins:
- a CDS encoding SDR family NAD(P)-dependent oxidoreductase; the protein is MQSLQNKWVLITGASSGLGLEMARHLAARHQANLILVARRTDRLEKLKEEITANQSVEVDLLTADLSDSQSFDAVTELCLSKPEFYGAILNAGMTYLGKHTGLEEDQIQRIINLNVISTTQLASRLIKHFEETGKAGRIMVISSLAAHYPTPYQALYSGTKGFITNLINSIALEIQNPQLKLSVFSPGGIATEMTADEGFKDLQNWLMPVETATKEAIKCFIKGKHNYIPGLPNRISFAVMKILPLKLISAILGKQYKKSLGL
- a CDS encoding CHAT domain-containing protein → MKRILLPLFIFQLLFHSVLAQSSKELLRKADEQFENLHYDKALPLYERAFQNKEENQALRGIIRSHLELGMQKQLNGDATGSQAQLAMGLKRAEELVQRNASNEENRLLRGLLYVYNAQYEKARADFEYVKGINPDNGRVYYYLWLLEPVQGLARINHAYVSKALRLDPGLFELYQELGSYYAAEGMATEAISSFEKAIEISPKNYKAHFALGQVYWSMGDLEKMRYHFEQSLLYFPDFGYGQMLLGGVELMSGNTTEAVSWIKKALANNPQAEDYLPMYKQNYPVLNNYNFKVEKDSGKGPLDENGYPRYYQEALGLAQGYDYPTAINKFQQCYDLYQDYDQKQVQWSISILSWISHCYLEMGEYAHAIHSSKDALQLAIKENITTDQASLAAGIGMIYYYWGDLPNAIDFTHQSLEYLQKYNQNEQLYDANINLAGYYRKWENYDSAIYHNQKAVEFAMSREKLAQVLALKELALSQSKAGLNAEARISVEKMLSLAENTDMKNQASAMQLGAAQVYYRLGEYEKAKKYLLQAKKHFVEFQSVFSYHPTLIDFSFTYSGINSVLGQVDLSYHNLQYLNKNLIDQISTQFPAMNEQGKLLFYRQASHYFEIFNSFAFTHTNVNQLVLNRLYENQLLKKGLLFNDAAKFHQMMSNSDNELVVQLYDKIERDRNLIARSMSYSNEEQEKRGVDIKVLQNEVDSLQVEISRITNVNQESPIYERNLVKKVKKTLQPDEAAIEMIRFRAFDFHKGGHFTDQVYYLALIQKGNTDSIEYVLLRDGNFMENKGYQAYFNAIEYELEDEKSYDIYWAPVQEKLDGIKRVYFAGDGVYHKLNLNTLYDARDGSYVIEKMDLRLLTSTRDLIKKTPKFPKEGKIFLIGSPSFDLQNESTGGQAVETFETRAFTNIEFLSPLPGTYEEVKSIERLLGGKWETEVLTGSEAMEGEVKRIQSPTVLHIATHGYFQQPEKNQNPLLYSGLFLSGAVNTFRDKHYQGEDGILTAYEAMNMDLFDTQMVVMSACETGMGQIENGEGVYGLQRAFLIAGSQSVVMSMWKVNDQTTMELMSDFYARLRDSNDKHQAFREAQLQLKKIHPSPKYWGAFNIVGK